The following coding sequences lie in one Mucilaginibacter sp. KACC 22773 genomic window:
- a CDS encoding energy transducer TonB, protein MKIFLLTLVTCFAFASSHAQSKKVVAHKKVVLPIPQRHIYESVEEMPRPKGGVENLVGTIARKLHYPDSCELPGGRIIIAFVVEADGTIDNETVVRDPCGNEHLLSNRLFDIVKKTKWTPGKMNGKPVATRYSLPLTICLGSDD, encoded by the coding sequence GTGAAGATATTCCTGCTTACTTTAGTCACATGTTTTGCCTTTGCAAGCAGCCATGCCCAAAGTAAAAAGGTGGTGGCGCATAAGAAGGTAGTTCTTCCAATACCACAACGACACATTTACGAGTCTGTAGAGGAAATGCCAAGGCCAAAGGGTGGAGTAGAAAACCTTGTCGGTACTATTGCCAGGAAGCTGCATTATCCCGATAGCTGTGAATTACCCGGCGGAAGGATAATTATTGCCTTTGTTGTCGAGGCAGACGGAACAATTGATAATGAAACCGTTGTAAGAGATCCCTGCGGTAACGAACATTTACTTTCGAACAGACTGTTTGATATAGTCAAAAAAACAAAGTGGACACCTGGCAAGATGAACGGCAAACCGGTAGCTACCCGGTATTCTCTTCCGCTTACAATCTGCCTGGGAAGTGATGATTAA
- a CDS encoding endonuclease domain-containing protein, whose translation MANRKIIPYNPALKALARKLRKTMTDGELLLWNELKRDKLLGFDFDRQRFIDEYIVDFYCRDLMLTIEIDGMSNNNEVAFVKDQIRQQKLENFGIKFLRFTEAEMKNDMFNVLRTIETTVIEIIKNYSTIKLPKDFDLELLTT comes from the coding sequence ATGGCGAACAGAAAGATCATTCCATACAACCCGGCGCTAAAAGCCTTAGCTCGCAAACTACGCAAAACCATGACCGATGGCGAATTGCTGCTTTGGAATGAATTGAAACGTGATAAACTACTGGGATTCGACTTTGACAGACAGCGTTTTATAGACGAGTATATCGTTGATTTTTATTGTCGAGATTTAATGCTGACCATTGAAATTGATGGCATGTCGAATAACAACGAGGTGGCCTTTGTCAAAGACCAAATACGTCAGCAAAAATTGGAGAACTTCGGGATAAAGTTTTTGAGATTTACTGAGGCCGAAATGAAAAATGATATGTTTAACGTGCTCAGAACAATAGAAACTACTGTAATTGAGATTATCAAAAATTATAGTACTATTAAATTGCCGAAGGATTTTGATCTGGAGTTACTAACTACATAG
- a CDS encoding FtsB family cell division protein — MKFKEPISMKRLINLFKNKFFLVTLAFVVWMIFFDKNDLFSQYEYRTQVNKLKKERDFYKAQTDQVTKELNELTSNRQQLEKFAREKYLMKKDNEDVYLIVPEKKEK; from the coding sequence ATGAAATTCAAAGAACCCATATCGATGAAACGCCTCATTAACCTTTTTAAGAATAAATTCTTTCTGGTTACACTGGCTTTTGTAGTGTGGATGATTTTTTTCGATAAAAACGACCTCTTCTCGCAATACGAATACCGTACCCAGGTAAACAAGCTTAAAAAAGAACGCGATTTTTATAAAGCCCAAACAGACCAGGTTACCAAAGAGCTAAACGAACTAACATCCAACCGGCAACAATTAGAAAAATTTGCCCGCGAAAAATACCTGATGAAAAAGGACAACGAAGATGTTTATCTGATTGTCCCGGAGAAAAAGGAAAAATAG
- a CDS encoding DEAD/DEAH box helicase, translating into MSFENLKLIEPILKALKTEGYTTPTPIQAQAIPIVLNHRDLLGCAQTGTGKTAAFALPTLQLLFQDRMAHKEQKAIKALVLTPTRELAIQIAESFTAYGKHTGLKNLVIFGGVSQNPQVDALRRGVDILIATPGRLLDLMNQRFVHLDQVRMLILDEADRMLDMGFVNDVKKIIAKVPSKRQTLFFSATMPAEITSLANTILTNPERIEVTPVSSTADTIQQALYYVEKNDKKSLLIHILKDKGIKTALVFTRTKHGADKVVKDLNKVGITAEAIHGNKSQNARQRALTNFKNRTTRVLIATDIAARGIDIDELTHVVNYELPNIPETYVHRIGRTGRAGADGIAMSFCDSEEILFLRDIHKLIGKEIPVEEGHPYPMSPVAMAANLVAGQSKKGSGSFKREGGRGGSGRKPSGGGRSGGGRSGGNKSTGGGSGMSGASRSSGRR; encoded by the coding sequence ATGTCATTCGAAAATTTAAAATTAATTGAGCCTATCCTCAAGGCCTTAAAAACCGAGGGATATACAACACCTACTCCTATCCAGGCGCAAGCCATTCCTATTGTACTAAATCACCGCGATTTATTGGGTTGCGCACAAACAGGTACCGGTAAAACCGCCGCCTTTGCGCTGCCTACGCTGCAGTTACTGTTCCAGGACAGGATGGCCCATAAAGAGCAAAAAGCTATTAAGGCGCTTGTGCTTACCCCAACCCGCGAGCTGGCCATACAGATTGCCGAAAGCTTTACAGCTTATGGCAAACATACCGGCTTAAAAAACCTGGTTATATTTGGCGGTGTATCGCAAAACCCCCAGGTTGATGCCTTACGCCGTGGTGTTGATATTTTGATAGCAACCCCGGGGCGCCTACTGGATTTAATGAACCAGCGTTTTGTACACCTTGACCAGGTTAGAATGCTGATACTGGACGAAGCTGACCGCATGCTGGATATGGGCTTTGTAAACGATGTAAAAAAGATCATCGCCAAAGTACCATCAAAAAGGCAAACGCTGTTTTTCTCGGCTACCATGCCTGCCGAAATAACATCATTAGCCAATACCATCTTAACCAATCCCGAACGGATAGAAGTAACCCCGGTATCGTCTACAGCCGATACTATACAACAGGCTTTGTATTATGTAGAAAAAAATGATAAAAAATCATTGCTGATCCACATACTTAAAGATAAAGGAATTAAAACCGCGCTGGTATTTACCCGTACCAAACATGGCGCCGATAAAGTGGTTAAAGACCTGAACAAGGTTGGCATCACTGCCGAGGCCATTCACGGCAATAAATCACAAAATGCGCGCCAGCGGGCTTTAACCAACTTTAAAAACCGTACCACCCGCGTGCTGATAGCTACAGATATTGCTGCCCGTGGTATTGATATTGATGAGCTTACACACGTTGTAAATTACGAATTGCCTAACATCCCCGAAACTTATGTACACCGTATCGGTCGTACAGGCAGGGCCGGTGCCGACGGCATAGCCATGTCGTTCTGCGATTCGGAAGAGATCCTGTTTTTACGCGACATCCATAAACTGATAGGGAAAGAAATCCCTGTTGAGGAGGGTCACCCTTACCCGATGAGCCCTGTGGCGATGGCAGCAAACTTAGTGGCAGGCCAATCCAAAAAAGGATCGGGCAGCTTTAAACGCGAAGGCGGCCGTGGCGGTAGTGGCCGCAAACCATCCGGCGGCGGCAGATCAGGTGGCGGTCGCTCGGGAGGCAACAAATCAACCGGCGGCGGCAGCGGCATGAGCGGAGCCAGCCGTTCATCGGGCAGGAGATAG
- the lspA gene encoding signal peptidase II, giving the protein MDKKRVSRGLWLLLLLALVIGADRISKIYVRDHIHFSIVITVVKNFLTITRVENTGAFLSIGDKLANPWHFILLSVLPAAALAWGLLYVLLKRGLTLLNQAGIIVILAGGIGNLYDRAVYGSVTDFVHMNFGIFETGIFNIADVAIMVGVGMLLLNAFMREREQKRQAAAGKAVTA; this is encoded by the coding sequence ATGGATAAGAAAAGGGTTTCGAGGGGATTGTGGTTGTTATTGCTTTTAGCATTAGTTATTGGGGCCGACAGGATCAGCAAGATATATGTACGTGATCATATCCATTTTTCCATTGTTATTACGGTTGTGAAAAACTTTCTGACCATTACCAGGGTAGAAAATACAGGTGCATTTTTAAGTATCGGCGATAAGCTGGCCAATCCATGGCATTTTATCCTGCTTTCGGTTTTACCAGCCGCGGCATTGGCCTGGGGTTTATTATACGTGCTATTAAAACGTGGTTTAACACTGCTTAACCAGGCCGGCATTATTGTAATACTGGCAGGTGGCATAGGCAACCTGTATGATAGGGCCGTTTATGGCAGCGTAACCGATTTTGTACACATGAACTTTGGCATTTTTGAAACCGGCATATTCAACATTGCCGATGTAGCCATTATGGTTGGTGTAGGCATGCTGCTATTGAACGCCTTTATGCGCGAGCGCGAACAGAAAAGGCAAGCGGCCGCCGGGAAAGCGGTTACGGCTTAA
- the eno gene encoding phosphopyruvate hydratase, with amino-acid sequence MSLIIDVHARQILDSRGNPTIEVEVLTENGAFGRAAVPSGASTGVHEAVELRDDDKTKYMGKGVLKAVANVNDILAPELKGIDVFDQNSIDALMIEIDGTENKGKIGANAILGVSLAVAKAAAQESRQPLYRYIGGVNANTLPIPMMNIINGGSHSDAPIAFQEFMIMPVGAPSFSEALRWGTEVFHNLKKILHDRGLSTAVGDEGGFAPTFEGTEDGVETILKAIEKAGYKPGEDIFIAFDCAASEFYKDGKYDYTKFEGEKGAIRTSAEQVEYLAELVAKYPVISIEDGMAEDDWDGWKLLTEKLGKTVQLVGDDLFVTNTKRLQRGINEDTANSILVKVNQIGSLTETINAVTLAQTNGYTSVMSHRSGETEDATIADLAVALNCGQIKTGSASRSDRIAKYNQLLRIEEELGANAKFIGKDFKFYKK; translated from the coding sequence ATGAGCTTAATAATTGACGTACACGCCCGCCAGATTTTAGATTCGCGCGGTAACCCTACTATCGAAGTAGAAGTATTAACTGAAAATGGTGCGTTCGGTCGCGCTGCGGTACCTTCTGGTGCATCAACCGGTGTGCACGAAGCTGTTGAACTTCGCGATGACGATAAAACAAAATACATGGGTAAAGGCGTGTTAAAAGCTGTTGCCAACGTAAATGACATTTTAGCTCCCGAATTAAAAGGCATTGATGTATTTGATCAAAACAGCATCGACGCCCTGATGATTGAAATTGATGGTACCGAAAATAAAGGCAAAATTGGCGCCAACGCTATATTAGGTGTTTCATTGGCCGTTGCAAAAGCAGCAGCACAGGAAAGCCGCCAGCCTTTATACCGTTACATTGGCGGTGTAAATGCCAATACTTTACCTATCCCGATGATGAACATCATCAACGGTGGTTCGCACTCTGATGCACCTATCGCTTTCCAGGAATTTATGATTATGCCGGTTGGCGCCCCTTCTTTCTCTGAGGCATTGCGTTGGGGTACCGAAGTATTTCATAACCTGAAAAAAATTCTGCACGACCGTGGCTTATCAACAGCTGTAGGCGACGAAGGTGGTTTTGCTCCTACTTTTGAAGGTACCGAAGATGGTGTTGAAACCATTTTAAAAGCTATTGAAAAAGCAGGCTACAAACCAGGCGAAGATATCTTTATCGCTTTTGACTGTGCTGCATCTGAATTTTACAAAGACGGCAAATACGACTACACCAAATTTGAGGGCGAAAAAGGTGCTATCCGCACCAGCGCCGAGCAGGTTGAATACCTTGCCGAACTTGTTGCCAAATACCCTGTTATTTCGATTGAAGACGGCATGGCCGAGGACGATTGGGATGGCTGGAAATTATTAACCGAAAAACTGGGCAAAACTGTACAGCTGGTGGGTGATGATTTATTTGTAACCAACACCAAACGTTTACAACGTGGTATTAACGAGGATACTGCAAACTCCATCCTGGTAAAAGTAAACCAGATTGGTTCATTAACCGAAACCATCAACGCTGTAACTTTAGCACAAACCAACGGTTATACATCAGTAATGAGCCACCGCTCTGGCGAAACTGAAGATGCTACCATTGCCGATTTAGCTGTAGCATTAAATTGCGGTCAAATCAAAACCGGTTCGGCTTCACGTTCAGACAGGATCGCTAAATACAACCAATTGCTTCGTATTGAAGAAGAATTAGGCGCAAACGCAAAATTCATTGGTAAAGATTTTAAATTCTACAAAAAATAA
- a CDS encoding DUF2490 domain-containing protein gives MFKINIGAVLVFILLTVCSFAVKAQDTKVGTWGIATVVLPGDSAHKWGGYSEIQTRTNGAFTQFQYYEAKAGVSYDLDKNFTALLGTGTYHTYDYTDLDKGPTTNEFRFWEQMTVNQFLDRFKFEHRYRIEQRWVNGDYRNRFRYRLNMFIPLNHKKIIANTWFISVFDEVFFNNRVPNFERNRISAALGYQVDKSWIVQAGWINQRNYTTIQSSAKHNIMLMLMYRINRKNAVQREHVPTTTD, from the coding sequence ATGTTCAAAATCAACATTGGTGCCGTTTTAGTTTTTATTTTGTTAACAGTATGTTCATTCGCCGTTAAAGCCCAGGACACCAAAGTAGGTACATGGGGCATAGCCACCGTGGTATTACCGGGCGATAGCGCTCATAAATGGGGCGGATACTCCGAAATTCAAACCCGAACAAACGGCGCGTTTACACAGTTTCAGTACTACGAGGCAAAAGCGGGCGTAAGTTACGATCTGGATAAAAATTTTACCGCCCTGCTTGGTACCGGAACTTACCATACTTATGATTATACCGATCTCGACAAAGGCCCAACAACCAATGAATTCAGGTTTTGGGAGCAAATGACGGTTAACCAGTTTCTGGACCGCTTTAAATTCGAACATCGTTACCGTATAGAGCAGCGCTGGGTAAATGGCGATTATCGCAACCGCTTCAGATATCGCCTAAACATGTTTATCCCGTTAAATCACAAAAAAATTATTGCCAACACCTGGTTTATCTCAGTTTTCGACGAGGTGTTTTTTAATAACAGGGTACCCAATTTCGAGCGCAACCGAATATCTGCTGCTTTGGGTTACCAGGTGGATAAAAGCTGGATAGTACAAGCCGGCTGGATAAACCAACGTAATTATACAACCATACAAAGCAGCGCCAAACACAATATTATGCTCATGTTGATGTATCGTATTAACCGCAAAAACGCTGTGCAGCGTGAACATGTGCCTACCACGACCGATTAA
- a CDS encoding ABC transporter permease: MNQKKYSNTKATLAIAKASFRAILRSPSAVVFTLAFPLIFIIVFANIGGGAPSVDVGVAKGCDTTGKLYQQLKQKQLINFITDQSADEMNKNLAKGQIDAIIDIKPLVPMQPLNIKVQYSKASNKGGILRSILNNASYNAQLAELAKIQSVSGFKIPEAVHLEETTVSGRAYKYIDFILPGQLGFSILSSGVFGTAFVFLSLRLTLVIKRFFATPVKRSSIVLGEALARITFSLLGALFIILVGHYLFGFTLIHGVITVVNMLVLSAFGLIIFMGFGFIISGIAKNEGTVPPLSNIITMPQFLLSGTFFSVTAFPKWLQAISNALPLTHLNNAMRKVAFEGAGLADVTHQLLILLIWFVIVYAVAIKTFKWE; encoded by the coding sequence ATGAACCAAAAGAAATATAGCAATACTAAAGCGACCCTGGCGATTGCCAAAGCAAGTTTCAGGGCCATACTGCGCAGCCCCTCGGCGGTTGTGTTTACGCTGGCCTTCCCTTTAATATTTATAATTGTTTTTGCCAATATTGGCGGCGGGGCCCCTTCTGTTGATGTTGGTGTTGCCAAAGGCTGCGATACTACCGGAAAACTTTATCAGCAACTTAAACAAAAGCAGTTGATAAATTTTATTACCGATCAGTCGGCTGATGAAATGAATAAGAACCTGGCAAAAGGGCAAATAGATGCTATTATAGATATTAAACCGCTGGTGCCTATGCAACCCTTGAATATAAAGGTGCAATACAGCAAGGCTTCAAACAAAGGAGGCATTTTACGATCGATACTGAACAATGCTTCTTATAACGCGCAACTGGCCGAGTTAGCCAAAATACAATCGGTATCGGGCTTTAAAATACCCGAGGCTGTGCACCTGGAGGAAACTACCGTATCAGGCCGCGCTTATAAATACATCGATTTTATTTTACCCGGGCAGTTAGGTTTTTCCATTTTAAGCAGCGGCGTTTTTGGTACTGCCTTTGTTTTCCTGAGTTTACGTTTAACGTTGGTTATCAAGCGTTTTTTTGCTACACCGGTAAAACGATCAAGCATTGTTTTGGGTGAGGCTTTGGCCAGGATAACCTTCTCGTTACTGGGTGCGTTGTTCATCATTTTAGTTGGCCATTACCTGTTTGGCTTTACACTAATTCACGGGGTTATCACAGTTGTAAATATGCTGGTACTCTCGGCTTTCGGTCTCATTATATTTATGGGCTTTGGATTCATCATTTCGGGCATTGCCAAAAACGAGGGTACGGTACCTCCCCTGTCTAACATTATTACCATGCCGCAGTTTTTACTGTCGGGCACTTTCTTTTCAGTAACAGCTTTCCCTAAATGGCTGCAGGCCATCAGTAACGCTTTGCCTTTAACACATTTAAACAATGCTATGCGCAAGGTGGCTTTTGAAGGTGCGGGCCTGGCAGATGTAACACATCAACTCCTGATCCTTTTAATTTGGTTTGTGATTGTTTATGCTGTGGCGATTAAAACTTTTAAATGGGAATAG
- a CDS encoding ABC transporter ATP-binding protein, producing MAKPPIITVKNLVKNYGDFAAVKGISFEVYEGEIFGLLGPNGAGKTTTLEVIETLREKTSGEITVDGFNIDTDKDSIKQRIGVQLQAAGYYPNLNLSELIELFTGLYGVDKTPTEMLEKVALVDKAKAKYKDLSGGQKQRFSIATTLINNPRIIFLDEPTTGLDPQARRNLWDLIREIRDQGTTIVITTHYMDEAEVLCDRVAFVDGGHIIGIDTPDHFIDQLVETGFERKKQVKLANLEDVFINLTGKEWREG from the coding sequence ATGGCAAAACCACCCATTATCACTGTAAAAAACCTGGTAAAAAACTACGGCGATTTTGCAGCCGTAAAAGGCATCAGCTTTGAAGTTTATGAGGGCGAGATCTTCGGCTTACTTGGCCCCAATGGCGCCGGGAAAACTACTACGCTTGAAGTTATTGAAACCCTGCGCGAAAAAACATCGGGCGAAATCACTGTTGACGGCTTTAATATTGATACCGATAAAGACAGCATTAAACAACGCATAGGTGTGCAGTTACAGGCGGCCGGTTATTATCCCAACCTTAACCTATCGGAGTTGATAGAACTGTTTACCGGCTTATATGGGGTTGACAAAACACCCACCGAAATGCTGGAAAAAGTTGCGCTTGTTGATAAAGCCAAAGCAAAATATAAAGATCTTTCAGGCGGGCAAAAACAGCGGTTCTCTATCGCCACCACGCTTATTAATAACCCAAGGATCATTTTTTTGGATGAGCCCACAACCGGCCTTGACCCGCAAGCCCGCCGTAACCTTTGGGACCTGATCCGCGAAATACGCGACCAGGGCACAACCATTGTGATAACCACTCATTACATGGACGAGGCCGAGGTGTTATGCGACCGTGTTGCCTTTGTTGATGGCGGCCACATCATTGGCATAGATACCCCCGATCACTTTATTGACCAACTGGTTGAAACCGGTTTCGAACGTAAAAAACAGGTAAAACTGGCCAACCTGGAGGATGTTTTTATTAACCTTACAGGTAAAGAATGGCGGGAAGGGTGA
- a CDS encoding GNAT family N-acetyltransferase — protein sequence MKYQDIPLINNEAIHNFELMVDGNRAFIDYKLKGDKIYLIHTEVPVEMEGNGVAAALVEKAFNYIEEHHLKIVPLCAYIIAYLKRHPEWKRLLAIAE from the coding sequence ATGAAATACCAGGACATCCCACTTATTAATAACGAAGCCATACACAATTTTGAACTTATGGTAGATGGCAATAGGGCCTTTATTGATTACAAATTAAAGGGCGATAAAATTTACCTCATACATACAGAAGTACCCGTAGAAATGGAGGGCAATGGTGTTGCTGCCGCCCTTGTTGAAAAGGCCTTTAATTATATTGAAGAACACCACCTGAAAATTGTGCCGCTTTGCGCATATATCATTGCTTATTTAAAACGGCATCCCGAGTGGAAGCGTTTACTTGCAATAGCAGAATAA
- a CDS encoding DNA topoisomerase IV subunit B: protein MAEPVNYSEDSIRSLDWKEHIRLRPGMYIGKLGDGSAYDDGVYVLLKEIVDNSIDEFVMGSGRTIEVNMSDHKVSVRDYGRGIPLGKVIDCVSKINTGGKYDSKAFQKSVGLNGVGTKAVNALSNNFIVQSYRDGRTKLAEFAKGELIRDEPEKETTQRNGTAINFIPDDTIFRHYRFIPEFVESMIWNYVFLNSGLTINFNGQKYFSERGLYDLLTRNTDVETLRYPIIHLKGEDIEIAMTHGQQYGEEYYSFVNGQNTTQGGTHQAAFREAVVKTIREFYKKEFDAADIRASIVAAIAIKVQEPVFESQTKTKLGSQNIGPEGPSVRGFINDFLKKELDNYLHKNPAAADALLKRILQSERERKDIAGIKKLANERAKKASLHNRKLRDCKLHFEDTHERRQDTTLFITEGDSASGSITKSRDVMTQAVFSLKGKPLNCFGLTKKVVYENEEFNLLQHALNIEDGLDALRYNNIVIATDADVDGMHIRLLLMTFFLQFFPDLVKAGHVFILQTPLFRVRNKKETIYCYSDEERRNAIAKLGNKPEITRFKGLGEISPDEFGLFIGKDIRLDPVILKDANIKGLLEYFMGKNTPTRQMHIVNNLRVEKDDESINPLVAEEADGVALPVAV, encoded by the coding sequence ATGGCAGAACCAGTTAATTACAGTGAAGATAGTATCCGCTCGCTCGATTGGAAGGAGCACATCCGTTTACGCCCAGGTATGTATATTGGTAAACTGGGCGATGGCTCGGCTTATGATGATGGGGTATATGTATTGCTTAAAGAGATTGTTGATAACTCGATAGATGAGTTTGTAATGGGCAGCGGCCGCACCATTGAGGTAAATATGAGCGATCATAAAGTATCGGTGCGCGATTATGGCCGCGGTATCCCGCTGGGTAAGGTTATTGATTGCGTAAGTAAAATAAATACCGGCGGTAAATATGATAGCAAGGCTTTCCAAAAGTCGGTAGGGTTAAATGGTGTGGGTACCAAGGCGGTAAACGCGCTGTCGAACAATTTCATTGTACAATCATACCGCGACGGCCGTACCAAATTGGCCGAATTTGCCAAAGGCGAACTGATTCGGGACGAACCCGAAAAGGAAACCACGCAACGCAACGGTACGGCTATTAACTTTATACCCGACGATACCATTTTCAGGCATTACCGTTTTATCCCGGAGTTTGTTGAGAGTATGATATGGAATTATGTGTTCCTTAACTCGGGCCTTACTATAAACTTTAATGGTCAAAAATATTTTTCGGAACGCGGGCTATATGACTTGCTTACCCGTAACACGGATGTAGAAACATTACGCTATCCTATCATCCACCTTAAAGGCGAGGATATTGAAATAGCCATGACCCACGGGCAACAATATGGCGAGGAATATTACTCGTTTGTAAACGGCCAGAACACTACACAAGGAGGTACCCACCAGGCTGCTTTCCGCGAGGCAGTTGTTAAAACCATCCGCGAGTTTTATAAAAAGGAATTTGATGCTGCCGATATCCGCGCATCTATAGTTGCGGCTATAGCCATTAAGGTACAGGAGCCGGTTTTTGAATCGCAAACTAAAACCAAACTGGGCTCGCAAAATATTGGCCCCGAAGGGCCATCGGTGCGTGGTTTCATCAACGATTTCCTGAAAAAGGAACTGGATAATTACCTGCATAAAAATCCGGCTGCTGCCGATGCATTATTAAAACGCATTCTGCAATCAGAGCGGGAGCGTAAAGATATTGCCGGTATCAAAAAGCTGGCCAATGAGCGCGCCAAAAAAGCATCATTACATAACCGCAAGCTGCGCGATTGCAAACTGCATTTTGAAGATACCCACGAGCGCCGCCAGGATACCACCCTATTTATTACCGAGGGTGATTCGGCCAGCGGAAGCATCACCAAATCGCGCGATGTAATGACCCAGGCTGTATTCAGCCTGAAAGGTAAACCGCTTAACTGCTTTGGCCTAACCAAAAAAGTGGTGTACGAAAATGAGGAATTTAACCTGCTGCAGCATGCCCTTAATATTGAGGACGGCCTGGATGCCCTGCGCTATAACAATATTGTAATAGCCACCGATGCCGATGTGGATGGTATGCACATCCGCCTGCTGCTCATGACCTTCTTTTTGCAGTTTTTTCCCGACCTGGTAAAGGCTGGTCACGTTTTTATCCTGCAAACGCCATTATTCCGGGTACGAAATAAAAAGGAAACCATTTACTGCTACAGCGACGAGGAACGCCGCAACGCCATAGCCAAATTAGGCAACAAGCCCGAGATAACCCGCTTTAAAGGATTGGGCGAGATTTCGCCCGATGAATTTGGCTTGTTTATAGGTAAAGATATCCGCCTTGATCCCGTGATCCTGAAAGACGCCAATATTAAAGGTCTGTTGGAATATTTTATGGGCAAAAACACGCCAACCCGCCAGATGCACATTGTAAACAACCTGCGGGTTGAAAAAGATGATGAAAGCATTAACCCGCTGGTTGCCGAAGAGGCCGATGGGGTGGCATTGCCGGTTGCAGTTTAA
- a CDS encoding winged helix-turn-helix domain-containing protein gives MEPLILSKPQARKIILRAAGLARKAQFGSGIEAVYRLIDHLGFVQLDTNYVVERAHHHVMAARVPDYEPDWLSELVADGRIFEYFTSDAGYIPMRDFRFSLPVKEGFSVNRKPLTPAETRLMKQVLDRVEREGPLMVGDFENDRLEASSGWWDWRPAKVALERLYLDGKLTITRTKSFHKVYDVPMNLIPPDTDLTMPTAEEFARFVIRRTLGGLGIAYVKEMAWRARYVKGNLVKKELEKMVATGEVRIVQVEGLKSAPLYMLPGQQTEVELAGDAFILSPFDILNVFRHRLRDFFDFDYQIECFVPAPKRKYGYFCLPVLVGDTFVARMDAKADRKQKVLIVHNLHFEEVELDEAMIGKITAALKAFILFNNCRDIVFKKCNRADYMEVIGAAF, from the coding sequence ATGGAACCTCTGATACTATCAAAACCACAGGCCCGAAAAATCATCCTTCGCGCAGCCGGATTAGCCAGAAAGGCGCAGTTTGGATCGGGGATTGAGGCAGTTTACCGGCTTATTGATCACCTGGGTTTTGTGCAGCTGGATACCAATTACGTGGTTGAAAGGGCGCACCACCACGTGATGGCCGCGCGGGTGCCGGATTATGAGCCGGATTGGCTGAGCGAACTGGTAGCCGACGGCCGGATATTTGAATATTTTACTTCCGACGCGGGTTATATCCCAATGAGGGATTTTCGCTTTTCGTTGCCTGTTAAGGAAGGGTTTTCGGTAAACCGGAAGCCCCTGACACCAGCAGAAACCCGCCTCATGAAACAGGTGCTTGACCGGGTGGAACGTGAAGGCCCCCTGATGGTTGGCGATTTTGAGAACGACCGGCTGGAGGCCAGCTCGGGCTGGTGGGATTGGCGCCCGGCCAAAGTGGCGCTCGAACGGTTGTACCTGGATGGCAAACTGACCATCACCCGCACTAAAAGTTTTCATAAAGTATATGATGTGCCGATGAATTTAATTCCGCCGGATACGGATTTAACCATGCCCACTGCAGAAGAATTTGCCCGCTTCGTTATCAGGCGCACGCTGGGTGGATTGGGGATAGCTTACGTTAAAGAAATGGCCTGGCGCGCCCGTTATGTAAAGGGCAACCTGGTTAAAAAAGAACTGGAGAAAATGGTAGCCACAGGCGAAGTGCGCATCGTACAGGTAGAAGGGTTAAAAAGCGCCCCGCTTTATATGTTGCCTGGCCAGCAAACCGAGGTTGAACTGGCGGGTGATGCTTTTATCCTTTCGCCCTTTGATATCCTGAATGTATTCAGGCACCGCTTGAGGGACTTTTTTGACTTTGACTATCAGATTGAATGCTTTGTGCCCGCGCCCAAACGCAAGTACGGCTATTTCTGTTTACCGGTACTGGTAGGCGACACCTTTGTAGCCCGCATGGATGCCAAAGCCGACAGGAAACAAAAAGTACTGATTGTACACAACCTGCATTTTGAGGAGGTAGAGCTTGACGAGGCCATGATAGGGAAGATAACAGCAGCGCTAAAAGCATTTATTCTATTTAATAACTGCCGGGATATTGTTTTTAAAAAATGCAACAGGGCGGATTATATGGAGGTTATTGGGGCTGCTTTTTGA